One Calditrichota bacterium genomic window carries:
- a CDS encoding nuclear transport factor 2 family protein, with protein sequence MSAESEILAIEKAMSDAFNAGKIEGILKYFDEDMIGFSSTQYERLVGINALRETFHYYLKEADHLEYNMVSPIIKLLDENVAIATFYWLVVLFNGKTRREIQGRGTHVYLKKDEGWKIVHEHFSRSHHQ encoded by the coding sequence ATGAGCGCAGAAAGTGAAATTCTTGCCATTGAAAAGGCTATGTCCGATGCATTTAATGCCGGAAAAATTGAAGGAATCCTGAAATATTTTGACGAGGACATGATCGGATTTTCTTCAACTCAATACGAGAGACTGGTGGGCATCAATGCCTTACGGGAAACATTTCATTATTATTTGAAGGAAGCTGATCATCTGGAATACAATATGGTGAGCCCGATCATCAAGCTTCTGGACGAGAATGTAGCCATTGCCACTTTTTATTGGTTGGTGGTTTTGTTTAATGGAAAAACCCGCCGGGAGATTCAGGGACGCGGTACCCATGTTTATTTAAAAAAGGATGAGGGCTGGAAAATCGTCCACGAGCATTTTTCGCGATCGCATCATCAGTAG
- a CDS encoding MmgE/PrpD family protein: protein METISKKMASFAVGLKYEDLPEDVIATAKRFLFDALGCAFGGYKVEDAEIARQVVGEMGGNPEATVMGSGQRTSAVNASLINSLMVRAMDYNDIYWKQDPSHPSDLIPAVLAAAEKNGKSGKDILVGIVLAYEFEMRLCEFAIPGIRERKWHHATLTQFASPIGAGKMLDLTVEQMTHAIGISGSHNFTPGAVTAGKLTMMKNTVDPMAVQSGVFAAQLAQKGYQGPEAIFEGKEGFVDTFGGEFDLDVLTEGLGDSYRIMECSMKAFPTEALTHSPITATLDLVHQEKITPEKVKRVVVHTIERARDILADPSKYKPTTKETADHSLPYVVAAALVDGKITPEQFSAEKLTNKQIWALLPKIEVVADSELEAVFPELKAALVEIETTDGKIHRKRVDYPKGDYRSPMSEEELRVKFSSLAAPIFSEHKQEIIEDAVWHLEEIPQASDFMKLMVADKE from the coding sequence ATGGAAACAATTTCAAAAAAAATGGCTTCCTTTGCCGTTGGATTAAAATACGAGGATTTGCCTGAAGACGTTATTGCGACCGCCAAGCGGTTTCTCTTCGACGCGTTGGGATGTGCCTTTGGGGGGTACAAAGTTGAGGATGCTGAAATTGCGCGTCAGGTTGTGGGAGAAATGGGTGGGAATCCGGAGGCAACTGTTATGGGCTCCGGGCAGCGTACATCTGCGGTCAATGCGAGCTTGATAAACAGTTTGATGGTCCGCGCGATGGATTACAACGATATTTACTGGAAGCAGGACCCCAGTCATCCCAGCGATCTCATTCCTGCAGTGCTGGCGGCCGCGGAAAAAAATGGGAAATCGGGCAAGGATATTCTTGTGGGAATTGTTTTGGCTTACGAATTTGAGATGCGCTTGTGTGAATTTGCCATCCCGGGAATTCGTGAACGCAAATGGCACCATGCCACACTGACGCAATTTGCGTCGCCGATTGGGGCCGGAAAAATGCTGGATCTGACCGTTGAACAAATGACCCATGCCATCGGCATCTCCGGAAGCCACAATTTTACGCCCGGAGCGGTAACGGCCGGAAAGCTGACCATGATGAAAAATACCGTAGATCCCATGGCGGTTCAAAGCGGGGTTTTTGCCGCACAATTGGCCCAGAAGGGCTATCAGGGTCCGGAAGCCATTTTTGAGGGAAAAGAGGGCTTTGTCGATACCTTTGGGGGGGAATTCGATCTGGATGTCCTGACAGAAGGACTGGGTGATTCGTACCGAATTATGGAGTGTTCGATGAAGGCTTTTCCGACGGAAGCGCTGACGCATTCCCCCATCACGGCTACACTGGATTTGGTTCACCAGGAAAAGATAACGCCTGAAAAGGTAAAACGGGTGGTGGTTCACACCATTGAACGCGCTCGTGACATTCTGGCCGATCCCTCGAAATACAAGCCCACAACAAAGGAGACGGCCGATCACAGTCTGCCGTATGTGGTGGCGGCGGCTCTGGTTGATGGCAAAATAACACCGGAGCAGTTTTCCGCAGAAAAACTGACGAACAAACAAATTTGGGCCTTATTACCCAAAATTGAAGTGGTGGCCGATTCCGAATTGGAAGCGGTTTTCCCGGAATTAAAGGCGGCTCTGGTTGAGATTGAAACAACCGATGGCAAAATCCACCGGAAACGGGTGGATTATCCGAAAGGGGATTACCGGTCACCGATGAGTGAAGAGGAATTGCGGGTGAAATTTAGTAGCCTGGCTGCTCCGATATTTTCTGAACACAAGCAAGAAATTATCGAAGATGCCGTCTGGCATCTGGAAGAGATTCCTCAGGCATCGGATTTTATGAAATTGATGGTTGCAGATAAGGAATAA